In Verrucomicrobiota bacterium JB022, the genomic stretch ATCGAAGTTCCCGACTCCGACGTCGAGATCCAGACCGCCCGCTCCGGAGGTGCCGGTGGCCAGAACGTCAATAAAGTGGAAACGGCCGTCATCCTGAAGCACAAGCCGACCGGCATCGTCATTCGCTCGACACAGGAACGTTCCCAACTCCGCAACCGCGAGCTCGCCTGGGAATTACTCAAAGCCAAACTCTACCAGATCGAAGAAGACAAGCAGAAGGCCGACGCCGACCGCACTTACTCCGAAAAAGGGGAAATCGGCTGGGGAAACCAGATCCGCTCCTACGTTTTCCAACCCTACCAGATGGTCAAGGACCTCCGCACTGGCGTCGACACCTCCAACATCCAGGACGTGATGGACGGCGACATCAACCGCTTCATCCACGCCTGGCTCCGCGCCGGCTGCCCCGTCCGCCGCAACAAGGATATCCAGATCGAGGATTAATCCTTACGGAACACTTCGAGGTCTATTTCTGTGATCATCCGATAGTGTTTGCCGTTTCCCGTCAAAACGGTGTGACGGTATTCAACGGCGGTCGCGGCGATGAGAGCATCGGCCATTTCGAGAGAGTCTGATAGCGAATACTCCTCGACGTATATACACGCGCGATGGCTGATATTCTCCGACAAAGGTAGAACAGAGAAAGACAGTTCGCGGAGAAATTTGCCAATCTGCTTCTGTTCTTGCTTGTTGCGGGCACCTTGGTGCAACTCCATCAACGTAACGGCGGAAATTGCGCGGGAGGTTGCCGCACGGATAGCTTCAGCCGCTTTTGAATTACCTCGGAAGCACCAGATCAGGAC encodes the following:
- a CDS encoding type II toxin-antitoxin system VapC family toxin, coding for MIFDTDVLIWCFRGNSKAAEAIRAATSRAISAVTLMELHQGARNKQEQKQIGKFLRELSFSVLPLSENISHRACIYVEEYSLSDSLEMADALIAATAVEYRHTVLTGNGKHYRMITEIDLEVFRKD